From a single Camarhynchus parvulus chromosome 6, STF_HiC, whole genome shotgun sequence genomic region:
- the EIF3F gene encoding eukaryotic translation initiation factor 3 subunit F: MAATAPSAAPPAAAPPQSPTAGPTAPAGSAPPAAAPTPPAAPAPPPSAPLSAALSGPFPGGRVVRLHPVVLASIVDSFERRNEGAARVIGTLLGTVDKHSVEVTNCFSVPHNESEDEVAVDMEFAKNMYELHKKVSPSEIILGWYATGHDITEHSVLIHEYYSREAHNPIHLTVDTSLQNSRMSIKAYVSAPMGVPGKTMGVMFTPLTVKYVYYDTERIGVDLIMKTCFSPNRVIGLSSDLQQVGSASARIQDTLTMVLQYAEDVLSGKVAADNTVGRFLMDLINQVPKISPEDFETMLNSNINDLLMVTYLANLTQSQIALNEKLLSL, translated from the exons ATGGCggccacagctcccagtgcagctcctcccgcggccgctccgccgCAGAGTCCGACGGCGGGTCCCACCGCCCCGGCCGGGAGCGCTCCCCCCGCGGCCGCGCCGACTCCGCCggccgcgccggccccgccacCCTCCGCGCCACTGTCAGCCGCGCTGTCGGGCCCCTTTCCCGGCGGCCGCGTGGTGCGGCTGCACCCAGTTGTGCTCGCCTCCATCGTGGACAGCTTCGAGCGGCGCAACGAGGGCGCGGCGCGGGTGATCGGGACGCTGCTGG GCACCGTGGACAAGCACTCGGTGGAGGTCACCAACTGCTTCTCCGTCCCGCACAACGAGTCCGAGGATGAG GTGGCTGTGGATATGGAGTTTGCCAAAAACATGTATGAGCTCCACAAGAAAGTGTCTCCTAGCGAGATCATCTTGGGCTG GTATGCAACAGGTCACGACATCACAGAGCACTCAGTCCTGATCCATGAGTATTACAGCCGGGAAGCTCACAATCCAATCCACCTCACCGTGGACACCAGTCTCCAGAATTCACGCATGAGCATCAAAGCCTATGTCAG TGCCCCAATGGGAGTCCCTGGTAAAACTATGGGCGTGATGTTCACACCACTAACAGTGAAATATGTTTATTATGATACAGAGCGGATAGGAG TGGATCTTATCATGAAGACCTGCTTTAGCCCCAACAGAGTGATTGGCCTGTCCAGTGACTTGCAGCAGGTGGGGTCGGCCTCAGCCAGGATCCAGGACACCCTGACCATGGTGCTGCAGTATGCCGAGGACGTGCTG tCTGGCAAAGTGGCTGCTGACAACACTGTTGGGCGCTTCCTGATGGATCTTATTAACCAGGTGCCAAAGATTTCACCAGAGGACTTTGAGACCATGTTGAACAGCAATATCAAT GACCTACTGATGGTAACCTACTTGGCAAATCTCACACAGTCACAGATTGCTCTCAACGAAAAACTTCTGAGTTTATAA